The window AGCACCGACGAGCTCGCCTCCCTCTGGCGAGAGGACGCCTGCTTCCTGCCCCACTTCAGCAGCGAAGAGCGCGAGCACCTCTACGACGGCTGGCAGAACGCCGTCTCCCACGCCATGGGCTGGCAGGGCTGAGCAAACAATCTTGAAGGCTGCATTCTCTCACCTTGTTGATGAAATGCAGTCTTCTTTCTATTCTATAGGAAGAAAGATGTTCTTATACAGAATAATTCTTTTGGGTTATCATCATATAAAGATATTTCATAGGATGTGATTCCCATATTAGGCAGGATATGTTCAGAAAAAACAGAAGGATATAATTACTCAGAAAGGCGTCCATGAAGATGTACATTTCAAAAGAGGAGATGATAAGAAAATGGATGCAGCAACATTGACCTTAGTGGTGCTGGGAATTGCCGCCTTCTTCTTCGCCACGGAGATCATCCCACTGGCGGTGACGGCGATGGGAGCGGCGATCGCTCTGGGCTTTCTCGGCGTATTGACTCCCGCCGAAGTATTTTCCGGCCTGTCGAATTCCACCGTTGTACTGTTCGCGGGCATGTTCGTCATCGGCGCGGCAATGTTCCAGACGGGGCTTGCACAGAAAATCGGCGTAGAGGTTGTAAAAAAATCGGGTACGGACGAAAAGAAGCTGATGATCGCCTTGATGGTCATAACGATCGTCCTGTCCTCGGTTTCGTCAAACACGGCGACCGTCGCCTGCCTGATTCCCGTCGTCATGCAGATCTGCGCCGCCGCGCGGCTTCCCGTCGCCCCTCAGCTCATGGCACTCGCCATTGCTGCGAACGTCGGCGGCACGATCACGATGATCGGCACACCGCCGAACATCTTGATGAGCGCAACCTTGGACGCGAACGGCCTGACGCCCTTCGGCTTCTTCGAGTTCGCCTGGATTGGCATCCCCTTGTCCATCATCGGCGTGCTCTACATGGTGTTCATCGGCAGCCGCCTCTGCCCGCACACGATGTCAGAAAGCGAGATGGACGACAAATCCTCCGAAGCACCTAAAGATGCACGGAAGATGATCATCTGCGCGGCAATTCTCATCGCTACGGTCATCGCGATGGTGCTCGAAAAGCAGATCCACGTCCCCATGCAAACCTCGGCGATCGTCGGCGCCCTCGCCTGCGTGCTCACGGGCTGCGTATCGGAAAAGCAGGCATATCAGGGCATTGACTGGACGACGATCTTCCTTTTCGCCGGCATGCTTCCCCTGGCAAAGGCTATGGACACGAGCGGCGCGGGAAAGCTCATCGCGCACAGCGTCCTCGACCTCATCGGCACGCATCCTGCTCCCATGCTGATTGTCGTCTCCATGTTCCTGCTCTCCTGTGGACTCACGCAGTTCATGTCCAACACGGCGTCTTCGGCGCTCCTCGCCCCCATCGGCATTTCCATCGCCCAATCGATCGGTGTGTCACCGCACCCCGTGCTCATGGCAATCGGCATCGCCGCCTCCTGCGCCTTCACGACGCCCGTCGCCACGCCGCCCAACACCCTGGTTCTGGGCCCCGGCAAATTCCGCTTCATGGATTATGTGAAGATCGGCGTGCCGCTCGTCGTGCTTTCCCTCATCGTATGCGCAGTGATCATCCCCATCGTATGGCCGTTTTAGCCGAAAGGAGCTTCCTATATGAAAAAAGAACTGTTATTGAGCAAACTGCAGGGCTTCGATCCGGAAATCTTCGCCATTTTGCAGGATGAAATCCAGCGTCAGCGCTACATGCTCTCCCTCGTGCCCAACAACAATGCCATGTCGCCCTTCGCTCACTATCTGGAAGGTAGTCTGCTCGCCAACAGCGCCTTCGATGCACAAAATCCGAATGCAAACAGCACAAATCTCGAAGAGATTGCCATCAAGCGGGCGAAGAAACTCTTCGGCAGCGAGCATGCCATCGTCCGCCTCGGCAATATCGGCGCCGCTTCGCGTGTCGTCTGCCTCGCGCTGCTGCAGCCAAACAGCCGCGTACTTTCTTTCAATCTGCGCAAAGCAGAACATTGCAGCGGCCTCAGCTTCACATTCAAAAACTTCGGTATAGACGCAAAAAAACAAGTTCTCGACTGGGATGAGGTCGAGCAGACGGCGGATGAGACAAAACCTCATCTGATCATCTTCTCTCCCGTCAGCTACCCGCGCAACGCGAATTATCGCCGCCTCTCTGAGATTGCACGAAAAGTCGGCGCATACCTTTGGGTGGACATCGGGCAGAGCGTCGGACTCGTCGCGGCCGGACTCCTTCCTTCCCCCGTGCCGTTTGCCGATGTCGTCACGTTCCCCACGAATGATTCGCTGCACGGTCCGGACGGCGCCATCGTGCTTTCCACGAAGGAAATCAGTCAGAAGCTCGATGAAACCGTCATCAATACGGGGCATACCTCACTCCATATCAATCATATGGCGGCATTGGCCGCGGCCCTCTTGGAAGCTGGAACAGAAACCTTTCGTCAATACGGCAAACAAGTTCTCGCCAACAGCAAGGAACTCGAACATGCTTTGGAAAGGAGCGGCATCCCCCTCCTCTGCGACGGCACGGACACGCATCTCGTCCTGCCACTGCTCCCTGCCGAACTGCAGGAGATCGATATAACGGAGTATCTGGGAAAGGCCGGTTTCCAGGTCAAGGCAGACCGTGTACCGACCATGGCGAAGGACATCTTCCTTCCCGCCCTGCGCCTTTCGAGCCTGACGCCAACCATACGCTCCTTAAAAGAAAAAGAGATTGCCGACATCGGCGCTCTCCTCAGTACGGCCTTGAAAAAAAAGCTGCCTGACACAGATCTTGAATCCATCCGCAACCGAATTGCCACGCTTGTCATGAACAAGCCCATCTTTTCAGAGGAATGGCTGACGAGCAGCAAGATGGGGACGCACGCCGTCTACAACAGCGCAAACAGCAGTGCGGCGCACGAAGCCGCCTCCACAGAAAAGAAGAACATCATCAAGAATTTCTTCCATCTCAAAAACTAAAGTCTTTCTCTGGTTGGCGTACCCTCTCCATTTGAATCCTTGAAGCAAAAAAGAATCCCCAAGCCAGAAGACTTGAGGATTCTTTCCTGCTTCGTATCTCAGGCGACTGCTACAGCGTCAAACCGTCGGTGCAATGCCGAGCTGCATGGCGATAAGCATCGTGATGATGCAGATGACGTAGTATATCGCCCATGGCACGATGTCCGTTCGGATCAGCTTGCCCTCGATGCCCTTGATCGTGATGACGCCCGTCGTGGCGGCAGCAGCAACGATGTTGTTGATGCAGATCATGTTGCCGATCGCGCCGCCCTGATTCTGCAAGGCGAGGATGACCGTCGGCGGGATATTGAGGAGCTGCGCCGTCTGGAACTGCAGCGGGGAGAACATGATGTTCGACACCGTGTTCGAACCGAACATGAACGCGCCGACCGAGCCGATGAAGGTTGCGAAGTAGAAGTAGTTGCCGCCCGCAAGCTCTGCAACGCCCTTCGCCATCGTCAGCAACATGGAGTCAAGGCCGAGGCCGTTGATGCTCGAATAGCGGTACATGTAGACGAGACCGAAGCCGAAGATCAGGGCGATGGTCGCACCATAGACCTGGTTTGCGGACTTCGAGAAGATTTCCTTGACCTGCGTGCCAGAAAGGCCGTAGAGAGGAATCGAGAGAAGAACGATGAGGATGAACGGCGCGACGCCCGGGTTGTTGAGGATCGCGAAGTTCCATGCAGCTTCCGGAACGCCGAGGATGCCCTTGACGGAGATGACGACGCTCTTGATGGGTCCCTTGAGACCGAGCTGCGGGATGCGCGTGAGGATCAGCCACAGAGAAACGAAGAGGTACGGAATCCAAGCCTTGAAGAGCGACATGTGCGGAATATCTTCCGTCTTCTTATCCTTCTTCTCATCGCTCTCAAAGCGCCAAACCGTCTTCGGCATGAGGAAGCCGGCTTTCGCTGCGCCGATGAGCACGAAGATCGTGATGGCTGCAGCCGTCAGCGACGTGATCTCCGAGCCGATGAACTTGGCAAGGAGGAGGAAGAAGATGTCGAAGACGACAGCGGCAAAGAGGCAGAACGGCAGGACAGGCATGGCATCCATGAAAGACTTGTTCTTGCCGAACATGCGCGTGATAATGCCGACGACAACGAAGATGATGAGGAGCGCGCCGACGGCCATGCCGAGCGCCGAGATGAAGGAAAGTCCGAGCTTCCACGCCTCGAAGTCGGTGATGCCGATCGTGGGCAGCATCTCCTTGACGATGTCAGCTGCCGCATTCGTCGGCGTGCCAGCTGCACCGAAGGGAACCGGCGTCGAGTTCAGGATGAGGCAGGAAATCGCAGCTGCCATCGGAGGAAAGCCCAAGCCGATCAGCAGAGGGGCCGCAATCGCCGCCGGCGTGCCGAAGCCCGCCGCACCCTCGATGAAGGCGCTGAACGCAAAGCCAACGATGACGAGCTGGATGCGCGCATCCTCCGTGATGCCGTTGAACATGCCCTGGATGCGGTGCATGGCACCCGCCTTGTCCAGCATGTTCATCAGCAGGATCGCGCCGAAGATGATGAGGAGCGTATCAATAGAGCCGAGGAAACCCGCCACAGAATACGCGGCGATATCCAAAACCTTCATTTCCCAGGCAAAATAACCGATGACGACAATGACTGCCCAAGCGATCGGCAGAACCTTCTTCGCTGACATGTTGAACACAACGGTCAGCACGATGGTCAGCAGAATAGGTACTGCTGCGAGCAAAGCTAACATGAATTTCAACTCCTATCCAGTTTTCAAAGATTCGGGACGACTTGCGTCCCTAGGCATCGCAGTCGTTTCGACGCTTCCCGCAGGCTGCCTGCGGGAAGCGTCGAACGCTGCCAAACTGCGGTTTACATCAAGCTCATCTTCCCCTTGCCGCGATATTTTCCGCAAGAATATCGGCGACATGCTTGATCTTGATGTTCGGCGCCTGCTTGTCGAGACCGCCGCCGATCTGCATCATGCAGGCCGGGCACGCGACTGCGCAAACTTCAGCGCCCGTGTTCTTGATGTTGTTGACTTTCTTCTCGAGCAGCGGCATCGAGATCTCGACGTACTTGACGCCGAAGGCGCCCGCCATGCCGCAGCAGTGGTCGGCGTCCTTCATCTCGACGAAGTCGATGCCCGGCGTCGCCTCCAGAAGCGCGCGCGGCTCCTTGTAGATGCCGAGACCGCGGCGGATGTGGCACGAATCGTGGTACGTGACCTTCTGTCCACCAGCAGCCGCAGGCATTAGGCGGCCTTCCTTCTCGTAGATCTCCGCGACGAGGCTCGTGAACTCGCGAACCTTGCTGGAGAACGTCTTGACCTTCGCGAGCATGGCAGGATCGTCCTCGAAGATCTCGACGTACGTCTTCTCCAAGGTTTCCGTGCAGGTCGGGCAAGCCGAGAAGATGGCATCGGGGTTCGACGCGAGAAGCGCCTCGATGTTCTTCTTCGCGAGCTTCCTTCCCGTATCACGGTCGCCCATGCCCATCGCAGGCTTGCCGCAGCAGCTCTGCTCCTGCGGGAAGGTCACGGCGACGCCGGCATCCTGCAGCACGCGCACGGCGTTGACTGCCGAATCAGGGAAGACGAAGTCCATGTTGCAGCCCGTGAAGAAGACGACGCGCATCTTCGGATTCTGCGGGTTGTCCTTTTCGAGCGCCTTGGCGCGGTCGCGGAATGGCGTATCGGCGATGGCGGGCAGACTGCGGTTGTCCGTCATCTTCGCAAAGAACAGAGGCAGATGGCGAATGAACTTGCCGCTCGTCATCGGCTTCTGCGCCTTCGCGCCGATCCTCAGAAGCGTATGGAATACCTTGCGGTTCGTGAGGATGTTCTGGAACACCGTCTTTTCTGCAAACGGCATGCCGTTTTCCTTCACGTTCCTCGAGCGCAGCTCATCGATGATGTCCGGGATGGGGATCTTGCCCGGGCAAATCTGCACGCACTTGCGGCAGCCTATGCAGAGATCGCTGAACTTCGAGAAATCCTTGAGACCGTTGTCCAAAAGACCCGTGAGAATCGCCCCGATACCGCCCGAGTAGATATGCCCGTAGACGTTGCCGCCGACGAGTGTCCAGATCGGACATACGTTGAGGCACGAGGCGCAGCGCACGCACTGATAGACCTCGTTGAGCTTGGGGTCACGCGCAGCGTCCAAACGGCCGTTGTCCAGGAGAATGACATAGAGCTTGCGGTTTTCCTCTACCCACTTGCCGTCCTTCTTGTAGATGACGGGCGTCGGCCCCGAGATGAACGTCTCGTAGCTCGTCGCCTTCTGGCACGTGCCATTTCGCGGCAAGAGGCGCAGAATCTTGGAAATATCTTCAACCTTCGGGATGAGCTTCTCATAGCCAATGAGGACGACGTTGATGCGCGGCAAAGTCGTCGTGATGCGCGCATTTCCTTCGTTCGTCACGAGACCGGTCGCACCGTTCTCGGCGACACCGAAGTTCGCGCCCGTGAAGCCGAGATCCGCCTGCAGGAACTCTTCGCGCAGCACCTGGCGCGCCGTCTGAACCATGAAGGGGATGTCGCTTGGGATGTCCTTCTTCAGTTCCTTGGAGAAGAAGCCCGCGCACTGCTCGCGATTCAAATGAATCGCCGGCATGACCATGTGCGACGGGTGCTGTCCCGCGACAGAGAGCATCCATTCGCCCAAGTCCGTCTCACGGATGTGAATGCCGTGCGCCTCGATGTCTTCGTTGAGGCGGATTTCCTCACTCGCCATGGACTTCGACTTGACGATGCGCTTGACGTTATTTTCCTTGCAGATCTTGAGGAGGTAGTCCTTGACCGCCTGCCCGTCCTTCGCGCGGAAGACTTCGCCACCGCGCTCACGGACGGCAGCCTCGAACTGGTCGGCGAGCTGGTCGATGTGCTGCACGGCATCGTGCTTCATCGCGCGCAGATCCTCGCGCAGAGCCTCGATGTCATACCCTTCGTACGACTTCAGGCGAGCACCCGGATACTGCTCGGCAAATTTGCCGAGAGCGCCGCGAAGAATCGGATCCTCAAGCTTTTCGTTGATTTCCTTGCGCAGATCGCGTGCCATCAGCCCTCACTCCCTTCCATATTTTCGATCGCAATGACGAAGAAGCGGCTCGGGCCATGAACGCCGAGCGTCAGCACGCGCTCGATGTCCGCCGTGCGCGACGGTCCCGTGATGAATCCGACGTAGCCGCGCTTGTAGACGCGCGAGATGATCTTCAAAGCCGTCGTGAGGTTTTCCGTCATATAGTTCGCATTGACATAGACGGCATGCACCGGCGGCAACATGCCCGTGACGCGCGCCTCGTAGGAATAGGTGTCGACACAGACGCCGCCCGTCTCGCCGACGCCGAATTCCGCGACAGAAAGGCCGAGGTCGGCTGTCGGTGCATTCTCCGCAATCTCGAACTTGTCCGTATAGATCGGCACCTCGGGCGTAGAAAGCTCCTCGTAGATCTTCTTGATGCCCGCATTATTGTCGCCGCACGTCGCGATGACCTTCTTACACTCGAACTCCTTGATGAGTTCCGCTGTCTTCGCCTTCGCCGCTGCCAGATCCTTCACGCGAAAGACTTCCGCAGCAGCCAGAGTGGCGTTTTTCTCAAAATCGTCCCAATATTTCGCATCGATAAGTTTGTCATCGAATGCTTCCTTGGGCCAATCCTGACAGATTTTCAGCATGGTCCATCCTCCTTGATTAAATTGTTTTAAAAATAAATAGTATATATTATTTCTTAAGAAATCCCCTTCTCCCGGGCTTGCCGCTCAAGATCGTGCAGGAGGCGGCCCGCACGGCGCTTTTCGCAGCAAGGCGGGAAAAGGGGCTTTCATAAGCTGGATTGTTTGTCGAGAAGCGCTGCTTTCGGCTGCAGCTTCCACAAAATTTCATCATTCAGTCGCCAAAGGCGTAAATGCGCTGTGACGGCAGATCCTTAGAAAAGCTTCGTCGGGTTCAGGATGCCCTTCGGATCGAAGGCCTTCTTGATACCGCGCATGAGCTCGATCTTCTCAGGCGTATAGTTCTCGCCCATGTAAGACATCTTCGCGAAGCCGATACCGTGCTCACCGGAAACGAGACCCTTGAGCTCACGTGCCTTCTTATACATGCGGTCCATGGCATCTCCGAGGTTTTTCTTCCACTGCTCGTCGTTCATGTCGTCACGCAGGATGTAGATGTGGAGGTTGCCGTCGCCCGCATGTCCGAAGCTCTTGATGCGGATGCCCATGTCCTCGCGCACCTGATGCACGTATTCGACGAACGTGTTGACGCAGTCACGCGGCACAACGCAGTCGACCTCGTCCATCTCCGTCGTCGAACCCTTGATCGCCTCAAGGAACGCACCGCGCGTCTTCCAGATCGGCGTCTCGCGCTCTTCCGTATCGGCGATAAAGAGATCGATCGCGCCCTGATCGAGGCAGATCTTCGCGATATCGTCGTAAGTGCCCGAAATCTCCTCCGTCGAGTTGCCGTCGAACTTCAGCAGCAGATAAGCGTCCGCCGTCTTGTCGGGGAACTTCATGCCGAGGAACTCTTCAGCGTCCATGATGACTTCGCGCTCCATGAACTCGACGGCCGTCGGGATGACCTTCGACTTCATGATAACGGGTACCGTATCGATCGCATGCTTCAATGTCGGGAACGGCACGAGCAGCGTGACCGTCTTCTTCGGCAGCGGGATGAGCTTCAGCGTCGCCTTCGTGACGATGCCAAGCGTTCCCTCTGAGCCGATGATCATGTCCTTGATGTCGTAGCCCGTCGAGTTCTTGACGACCTTGCCGCCGAGATTCATGACCGTGCCGTCCGCCATGACGACTTCCAGGGCGCGCACATAGTCGCGCGTGACGCCGTACTTGACGGCGCGCATGCCGCCAGCGTTCGTCGAGATGTTGCCGCCGATCGTCGCGGACTTCTCGCCCGGATCCGGCGGGTAGAAGAGGCCATGCGGCTCGACGTAAGCATAGATTTCCATGATGAGTACGCCCGGCTCGACCGTCAGCGTGAGGTTCTTTTCATCAAGCTCAAGGAAGTGGTTCATGAGTGTCGTGTCAATCATGACGCCCTTGTGCACGGCGACGGCTGCACCGACGAGTCCCGTGCCAGCGCCGCGCGGCGTCACAGGCAGGTGCTGGTCGTAGCAGTACTTCATGACCTTGGAAACTTCTTCCGTCGAGAGCACGCGCACGACGACGTCCGGATAATGCGCCTCGGCACTCAGCTCGTCATGGCTGTACTCTTCCTTGATTTCATCTTTCCAAAGAAGGCGCTCGCGGTCAACGATCTGGGCAAGAGCCTCGAAGTCTTTTTCGTCGAAAGTCTTGTAGTTACTCATGCTACAACGGCCTCCCCTTTCTTGATCTTTTCGATCAGCTGCGGAACGATCTCATAGATGTCTCCGACGATGGCGTAGTTTGCCACATCGAAGATCGTAGCCTTCGGATCCGAATTGATGGCGATGATGTTTTCCGAGTTGTTCATGCCGGCGACGAACTGAATCGCGCCCGATACGCCGCAGGTGATGATGAGCTTCGGGCGAACCGTGCGGCCCGAAAGACCGATCTGATGCTTCGCATCGAACCAGCCGCTTTCCATCATCGGACGCGTGCAGGCAACCTGTGCACCCAAGAGCTCTGCAAGCTCCTCGATCATCACGAGGTCTTCCTTCTTCTTGACGCCGCGGCCTGCGACGACGAGAATCTCGGCGTTCTCGATGCTCTGCTCCTTCGGCTTCTTCGTGGTGCCGTGCACTTCGACGCGGTTCTTGAGCTTCTCGGGTGCCACCGTGAACTCCTCAACCTCGCCGGAAAGTTCTGCACTCCTCTCGGGCGCGTTCATGATCTTATAGCGCACCGTGCACATCTGCGGACGATGGTTCGGCGTATGGATCTCCGCCATGATGTTGCCGCCGAATGCCGGGCGAATCTGGACGAGATCCGTGTTTTCCTTCATGTCGAGAATCGTGCAGTCCGCCGTAAGTCCCGTCTTGAAGCGGGCTGCGATGCGCGGCGCAAGCTGACGGCCGACCGAGGTCGCGCCGACAAGGATCGCCGTCGGCTTCACCTTGTTGATGAACGCTTCAAATGCCGACGTGTACGTCTCGATCTTGAAATACTTAAGCTCGGGGTTGTCGCAACAGAACACCTTGTCCACACCATAGTGCCTGAGTTCATCGACGCGTCCCTTGATCTCGCTGCCAATGAATACTGCATACACAGGATGGTTGATTTTTGCCGCGAGTTCCTTCGCCTTGCCGATGAGTTCGAACGTGACGGGGTGAATCACGCCTTCTTCATGCTCGACGTAGACAGCAATGCCCTTCCAATCGTCCTTGTTGACCGAGGGCTTCACTTCATCCTCGACGAACTCCATGACGCCCGCAGGACCTTTCTTCACGCACAGCTTACAGAGCTTGCAGCCCGCGTTGATGTCCAGTTTGCCGTCTTTGTTTTCCAGTGCATTGAACGGGCAGACGGCGATGACTGCCTCCATAATCTCCGCGCTGGTGATTTTGTCTTGATGGACAATGAGTTTCCCCATGTGCATTTCCTCCAGTTCTTGTTCGACTCCCTCCAAGGCGCGTCTTTCGCGCCATACGGGCAGTTTCTTCGACTTGGTTCAAACGATCAGGCGATGAACTTCTTCTTTTTCAGCATGCCCATGATCTTGTCCGTGACTTCTTCCGCTGTGCCCGTCCACGAAACCTGCTCCTTGTCGGATGTCGGCGGGAAGATGCGCTGCACCTGCGTCGGCGAGCCGTTCAGACCGTAATGGTTCTTGTCTTTGTCCGCCATGTCCTGAAGCGTGAACATCGGAATCTCTTTCGTCTCCGTCGCCTTCTTCTTGAGGTACGACGGCAGACGCGGCTGCACAATGTCCTTCTGCACCGTGATGAGGCAGGGGAACTGAACCTTCAAGTGCTCGACATCCTGCGCCATCTCCATGTCAACCAAGATGCCGCCGTCCTCGACGCCCTTGATCTTCTTGACGTTGCAGACACAGGGCAGATCGAGCGCCTCGGAGACCTCAGGCCCGACCTGCGCCGTATCGCCGTCCGTCGTCTGCAGGCCGCAGATGATCAGGTCGAACTTGCCGAACTTCTTGATGCCCTGCGAAAGCGTGTAGCTCGTCGCGAGAACATCCGCGCCGCCGAACGAGCGGTCGGAAATGATGACGCCTTCATCCGCACCCATGGCGAACGCTTCATAAAGGACGGCCTTCGCCTGCGGCGGTCCCATCGTGATGACGCTCACACGTCCGCCGTACTTCTCCTTGAGAAGCAAGCCGCACTCGAGAGCAAACAGGTCGTACGGGTTCATCTTAGAATCAGCGCCGTCGCGCTTCAAGACGCCCGTCACCGGATCGACTTCAACCTTGTTCGAGCCCGGGACTTGTTTGATACATACGAGAATTTCCACAATTACCCCTCCGTTTATGATGATATCGCTTAAAGCCCTACCTCGTTTATGATACTATAAACCCGCGCAATAGGCAATAAGATTTTTCTGGTTTTTTTCGGAAGAATTCTGCTTTTCACGCGTTTCCTCTTGTCCATGGCGCAAAAAAATAGGGCTTTCCCGCCTTGCGCCTATTGTATTCGCTATGCGCGACGAAAATCCTTCTTCGGAAAATAATTTTCTTTTATCGAGATATAAATCTAATATAATTCTGTCCTCGCATAAAAAGCGGGGCTGCTGCACGGTGATCTCCATGCAGCAGTCCCGCCTGTCCTCTACCACTTTTCCTTCCAGCCAAAAGAGGCGCGTTTGCCTTCGGCGTCGTAGATCTCGATCGGCGAGAGCGTCGTCTTGCCGTCCTTCTTGCGGAACATCTCGGCGCGTGCACGGTAGCCGTCGCCGAGATCGATCTCAAGGTTGCCGAGCCGAAGGTCGTGCCACGCACTGTCGAACGTACCCGAAAGGCTCGCAAACGGTACGACCCAGCGATACGTCCCCGCGCCCGAGCGAAAGCTCCCGCTGTACTTGGTGCGCCGCGAGTTTCCCGACGAGTGAATCGTAAGGTCAAGCTCCACCTTGCAGTCGAGCCATGCACTCGGGAATCCTTCCGCCGCTTCCAATCCCTCGCCTTTCCCGTAAAGATTCCAATAGCGCGTGTCGAGGTCGTAGTCGCCGTAGGCGTACAGCTTGCCGCCGAAGACGTCCGCCGTGACGTCGGTGAAGTCAAGGCGAGCGTCGTGCCAGCGCACCGTTCCCTCAACGTTTCTGAACTCAATGCCCGGGATACGGAGCTTCTTCATGCGCACGAAGCCTTTGCCCTCCATCGCTTCCAAAGGTCCGGTGAAACGCACGGAGAGCGTCATCTTGTCGCGAATGTCCATGCCGAATCCCAACGAGCTCGGATCGACCTCGCTGACGAGCACGGAAAGGTCGGCGACAGGGCGATCCGCCTCGCGCATATCGACCGCGCCATTGAGCGTCATTCCGATTCCCTTCATCGTGCCGCCGAGTCCCACGACCGATCCCTTGACGGCGACTTCCTCGGACGTGTTGATGTCGGCATGTACCTCCATGCCCTGCAGCAGATAATGGCGGCGACGATAGAAAAGCTCACCGCGGCAGTTCGTGAGATCGAGCTTCAGGCGCAGCTTCTTTCCCTCGCGGTTGAAGTTTTTCAGGCGCTCCTTCATCGCCTCCTTCCTCTTGGCTCGCGCTTCCTCGCCGAGCGCCTTGAGCTCCGCCTCCGTCATGTCTTCGCGCCTCGCTCGGTGTTCTTCGGCGCGTTCCTTTTCCTCGCGCTCCTTCTCCTTGAGTCTTGCCTCCTCCAACGCGTCAAGTTCCGGCGAATGGCGCAGGAAATCGAACTGCATGTCGTCGTCCAAGGCCATCGAGAGCACGGCGCCGTCCAAGGTCAGCTCCTGAATCGTCGTCGATTTCAAATTGCCCGTGAGGACATCGTAGGGACGCGCACGAAAACTGCCGCGCGGCACGAAA of the Selenomonas sputigena genome contains:
- a CDS encoding SLC13 family permease, with product MDAATLTLVVLGIAAFFFATEIIPLAVTAMGAAIALGFLGVLTPAEVFSGLSNSTVVLFAGMFVIGAAMFQTGLAQKIGVEVVKKSGTDEKKLMIALMVITIVLSSVSSNTATVACLIPVVMQICAAARLPVAPQLMALAIAANVGGTITMIGTPPNILMSATLDANGLTPFGFFEFAWIGIPLSIIGVLYMVFIGSRLCPHTMSESEMDDKSSEAPKDARKMIICAAILIATVIAMVLEKQIHVPMQTSAIVGALACVLTGCVSEKQAYQGIDWTTIFLFAGMLPLAKAMDTSGAGKLIAHSVLDLIGTHPAPMLIVVSMFLLSCGLTQFMSNTASSALLAPIGISIAQSIGVSPHPVLMAIGIAASCAFTTPVATPPNTLVLGPGKFRFMDYVKIGVPLVVLSLIVCAVIIPIVWPF
- a CDS encoding serine hydroxymethyltransferase, with the translated sequence MKKELLLSKLQGFDPEIFAILQDEIQRQRYMLSLVPNNNAMSPFAHYLEGSLLANSAFDAQNPNANSTNLEEIAIKRAKKLFGSEHAIVRLGNIGAASRVVCLALLQPNSRVLSFNLRKAEHCSGLSFTFKNFGIDAKKQVLDWDEVEQTADETKPHLIIFSPVSYPRNANYRRLSEIARKVGAYLWVDIGQSVGLVAAGLLPSPVPFADVVTFPTNDSLHGPDGAIVLSTKEISQKLDETVINTGHTSLHINHMAALAAALLEAGTETFRQYGKQVLANSKELEHALERSGIPLLCDGTDTHLVLPLLPAELQEIDITEYLGKAGFQVKADRVPTMAKDIFLPALRLSSLTPTIRSLKEKEIADIGALLSTALKKKLPDTDLESIRNRIATLVMNKPIFSEEWLTSSKMGTHAVYNSANSSAAHEAASTEKKNIIKNFFHLKN
- a CDS encoding L-lactate permease, whose protein sequence is MLALLAAVPILLTIVLTVVFNMSAKKVLPIAWAVIVVIGYFAWEMKVLDIAAYSVAGFLGSIDTLLIIFGAILLMNMLDKAGAMHRIQGMFNGITEDARIQLVIVGFAFSAFIEGAAGFGTPAAIAAPLLIGLGFPPMAAAISCLILNSTPVPFGAAGTPTNAAADIVKEMLPTIGITDFEAWKLGLSFISALGMAVGALLIIFVVVGIITRMFGKNKSFMDAMPVLPFCLFAAVVFDIFFLLLAKFIGSEITSLTAAAITIFVLIGAAKAGFLMPKTVWRFESDEKKDKKTEDIPHMSLFKAWIPYLFVSLWLILTRIPQLGLKGPIKSVVISVKGILGVPEAAWNFAILNNPGVAPFILIVLLSIPLYGLSGTQVKEIFSKSANQVYGATIALIFGFGLVYMYRYSSINGLGLDSMLLTMAKGVAELAGGNYFYFATFIGSVGAFMFGSNTVSNIMFSPLQFQTAQLLNIPPTVILALQNQGGAIGNMICINNIVAAAATTGVITIKGIEGKLIRTDIVPWAIYYVICIITMLIAMQLGIAPTV
- the ldhH gene encoding L-lactate dehydrogenase (quinone) large subunit LdhH, whose translation is MARDLRKEINEKLEDPILRGALGKFAEQYPGARLKSYEGYDIEALREDLRAMKHDAVQHIDQLADQFEAAVRERGGEVFRAKDGQAVKDYLLKICKENNVKRIVKSKSMASEEIRLNEDIEAHGIHIRETDLGEWMLSVAGQHPSHMVMPAIHLNREQCAGFFSKELKKDIPSDIPFMVQTARQVLREEFLQADLGFTGANFGVAENGATGLVTNEGNARITTTLPRINVVLIGYEKLIPKVEDISKILRLLPRNGTCQKATSYETFISGPTPVIYKKDGKWVEENRKLYVILLDNGRLDAARDPKLNEVYQCVRCASCLNVCPIWTLVGGNVYGHIYSGGIGAILTGLLDNGLKDFSKFSDLCIGCRKCVQICPGKIPIPDIIDELRSRNVKENGMPFAEKTVFQNILTNRKVFHTLLRIGAKAQKPMTSGKFIRHLPLFFAKMTDNRSLPAIADTPFRDRAKALEKDNPQNPKMRVVFFTGCNMDFVFPDSAVNAVRVLQDAGVAVTFPQEQSCCGKPAMGMGDRDTGRKLAKKNIEALLASNPDAIFSACPTCTETLEKTYVEIFEDDPAMLAKVKTFSSKVREFTSLVAEIYEKEGRLMPAAAGGQKVTYHDSCHIRRGLGIYKEPRALLEATPGIDFVEMKDADHCCGMAGAFGVKYVEISMPLLEKKVNNIKNTGAEVCAVACPACMMQIGGGLDKQAPNIKIKHVADILAENIAARGR
- a CDS encoding LutC/YkgG family protein, which gives rise to MLKICQDWPKEAFDDKLIDAKYWDDFEKNATLAAAEVFRVKDLAAAKAKTAELIKEFECKKVIATCGDNNAGIKKIYEELSTPEVPIYTDKFEIAENAPTADLGLSVAEFGVGETGGVCVDTYSYEARVTGMLPPVHAVYVNANYMTENLTTALKIISRVYKRGYVGFITGPSRTADIERVLTLGVHGPSRFFVIAIENMEGSEG
- a CDS encoding FAD-binding oxidoreductase, translating into MSNYKTFDEKDFEALAQIVDRERLLWKDEIKEEYSHDELSAEAHYPDVVVRVLSTEEVSKVMKYCYDQHLPVTPRGAGTGLVGAAVAVHKGVMIDTTLMNHFLELDEKNLTLTVEPGVLIMEIYAYVEPHGLFYPPDPGEKSATIGGNISTNAGGMRAVKYGVTRDYVRALEVVMADGTVMNLGGKVVKNSTGYDIKDMIIGSEGTLGIVTKATLKLIPLPKKTVTLLVPFPTLKHAIDTVPVIMKSKVIPTAVEFMEREVIMDAEEFLGMKFPDKTADAYLLLKFDGNSTEEISGTYDDIAKICLDQGAIDLFIADTEERETPIWKTRGAFLEAIKGSTTEMDEVDCVVPRDCVNTFVEYVHQVREDMGIRIKSFGHAGDGNLHIYILRDDMNDEQWKKNLGDAMDRMYKKARELKGLVSGEHGIGFAKMSYMGENYTPEKIELMRGIKKAFDPKGILNPTKLF